The following proteins are encoded in a genomic region of Oncorhynchus kisutch isolate 150728-3 linkage group LG4, Okis_V2, whole genome shotgun sequence:
- the LOC109888822 gene encoding DNA damage-inducible transcript 4 protein, producing the protein MYFTFSHNNSLDDRFPSSPQEDLGSQRLSWGNLVQKLTVIKRINQRLADKDHRSWNSDTGSVTDMSMISESDSGLFYSPLEESLCAHIVKTIVESLSDATDTVLCCSKLVLPDPLLHNISRELLHLAASEPCGLKGALIDLCVEQGDQQGELCSVEQIAVDHNLVPTFHLTLVLRPEVGGLWPKVQRLFGGRRAVSPQRQSGRHTLRLSTGFRAIKRKLYSSGELLVEEC; encoded by the exons atgtactttacCTTTTCTCATAACAACTCGCTGGACGACAGGTTCCCTTCCTCCCCACAGGAAGATCTGGGTTCTCAACGGTTGTCCTGGGGGAATCTGGTGCAGAAACTAACCGTAATCAAAAGGATCAATCAACGGTTGGCAGACAAAGATCATCGCAGTTGGAATAGTGACACTG GATCAGTCACAGACATGTCTATGATATCAGAGTCTGACAGTGGTCTCTTCTACAGTCCACTGGAGGAGTCTCTCTGTGCTCACATTGTAAAGACCATTGTCGAGAGCCTCTCAGATGCTACGGACACTGTCCTGTGCTGCTCCAAACTGGTCCTACCAGATCCTCTCCTGCACAACATCAGTCGGGAGCTTCTCCATCTGGCTGCTAGTGAGCCTTGCGGCCTCAAGGGGGCGCTCATTGACCTGTGTGTGGAGCAGGGGGACCAACAAGGAGAACTGTGTAGTGTGGAGCAGATAGCCGTTGACCATAACCTGGTTCCTACCTTCCATCTCACCCTCGTGCTACGGCCAGAGGTGGGGGGGTTGTGGCCCAAGGTGCAGAGGCTCTTTGGGGGCCGGAGGGCTGTGTCCCCCCAGAGGCAGAGTGGGAGACACACACTCAGGCTCAGTACCGGGTTCAGGGCTATCAAAAGAAAGCTATATAGTTCAGGAGAACTGCTCGTTGAAGAGTGCTGA